From one Dyella sp. 2HG41-7 genomic stretch:
- the eda gene encoding bifunctional 4-hydroxy-2-oxoglutarate aldolase/2-dehydro-3-deoxy-phosphogluconate aldolase produces MNIETKQQHVEATMRLAPVIPVVIIEDARHAVPMARALVAGGTPAIEVTLRTPSALDAIRAIAAEVEGAVVGVGTVLNANDLQAAEKAGARFAVSPGVSPKLLAAADDSALPLLPGVATASEAMAMLERGYRHLKFFPAVPAGGAKLLGAWASPLPQLRFCPTGGIALATANDFLSLPNVLCVGGSWLTPSDKLKAGDWAGIEQLAREAAALKAK; encoded by the coding sequence ATGAATATCGAAACCAAGCAGCAACACGTCGAGGCCACCATGCGTCTGGCGCCGGTCATTCCGGTGGTGATCATCGAAGACGCGCGTCACGCCGTGCCGATGGCGCGCGCCCTGGTGGCCGGCGGCACGCCGGCGATCGAAGTGACGTTGCGTACGCCCTCGGCGCTCGACGCCATTCGCGCCATCGCCGCGGAAGTGGAAGGCGCGGTGGTCGGCGTGGGCACCGTGCTCAATGCCAACGATCTGCAAGCAGCGGAAAAAGCGGGTGCGCGCTTCGCGGTGTCACCCGGCGTATCGCCGAAGTTGCTGGCGGCAGCCGACGACAGCGCCCTGCCCTTGCTGCCCGGCGTCGCCACCGCGAGCGAGGCGATGGCCATGCTCGAACGCGGCTATCGTCATTTGAAGTTCTTCCCCGCCGTACCGGCAGGTGGCGCGAAATTGCTCGGTGCGTGGGCGAGCCCGCTGCCGCAACTGCGCTTCTGCCCGACCGGCGGCATTGCGCTTGCGACGGCTAACGATTTCCTCTCGCTGCCAAACGTGCTGTGCGTGGGTGGCTCGTGGCTCACCCCAAGCGACAAGCTGAAAGCCGGCGATTGGGCCGGCATCGAGCAGCTGGCGCGCGAAGCGGCGGCGCTGAAAGCGAAGTAA